GTGCGAGACTGGTGCGGCCCGTTGGGGGCAACATCCTCTCTAGGCTGAAACAGAGGGCGATTCTAGGAAACCTTAAGATCACTTGGCAATCAGGGGGCCACCTCGTGTTGTCCGGAAGCCATCATTGGTACACAATGCATTTTCCGAGAGCTGGGAAGCGGGTATCGACAAATTCACGATACACGACTTGAGGCGCAGCTTACGCACCGTCATGCCGCGCGCGTCTACGTCCCATCAATAAGAAGCCCGCCGGCAATCTGGGCCGTCAGCGCGAGAGCAGGGGGGGTCCGGCAGAGGGCAGCGGACGAGGCACTGACGACTGCACAGTCGATGACTGCGCCCGGGGTTGCGAGAGTCTATGCTGCGGGATCGGGGCCGCCTGCTGCTGGGACAGCGACGAAGGCGGGGTTGTTGACATTCTCTGTCTGATGTCGTCTGCGACAGCTTGCAGCGTCGCAATGTTCTGGGCCATCAGCTCTTGCTTGGCGGTGAGTTGCTCTACGCTGCGCCGCACGACATCGAGATTGAACGCCAGGGGCTCAAGCTGCTGCATCGGGTCCGGGGCAGTTGAAGCAATGGCTGGCGACTTCGTCGTCGAGACGGATAACAACCAGCCCAGCGATGGAACCCGGGCCACTACCTTGTCCCTTGCTGCGTCACCGTAGGACTGCCAGGCAAGGGTGGCGCCGATACCGATGAGAACTGCAATAACAAACCGGGCAAGGGTATGGAGTGTTCGCCTGCCAGTCGACGGCCGGTCGCTCGCGATATTGTCGTCGTTGAGGCCGGAGGGGCGAGGAGAACGGCCAGGCGGTTTCATGGGCCGTCCAATCCGCGGATCGAATCGGGCGTTTGGATCGCGCGCAGGCCCGTCCCACGCATTCTCTACGAGAGGTATGCTTTGCGAGTACATAAGTAGCTCCTTCCTGACTATTCACGGATCGTGATCGCGAGCTGAGCCGGCGCGACGAGTTTCAGCACAATCAGTCTCAGCAATGTCGATTTTCCGGACCCGTTCCGATTGTTCCGGGACGTGAAGCCAGGGTCGACCGGCTTGATGCCTTAGTCGTCACGGCATGGCGATAGACAGTTTCGATTCCTTTCCCGAAGGCGTCGACGGAATATTGCGTCGTTGCGCGAAGCCGGGCGGCATGGCCCATGCGCCAGCGCCGCTCCGGATCGCGGAGCAATGTTTCGATCGCTTCCGCCAACCGAACATGATTGCCGGGTGGAACGGTAATGGCCTCGATGCCGTGGCGCGCCACGCGTGGAACGGCCGTGTCAAGCCATGTATTGATGATCGGCCGTCCCGCCGCCATCGCTTCCAGTTGAGCGATGCCAAATGTTTCCGCATTGGTCAGGGACGGCAGGACAAAGACGTCCGCTGTACACATGAGACTGGCGAGTTTGGCCTTCGGAGCGGAGCCGAGCAGGCGGACGCGATCCGCGACGCCGAGGCTATGAATCATTCGTTCAAGCCGTGCCCGTTCTGGACCCTCGCCGATGATCCAGACCTCAAAGCGGTGGCCGACCGCCGCTCGCACCAGCACATCGAAGCCCTTGTAGGGGACGAGTTGCCCGCAAGCCAGCACGAGCCGTCCACGATCGCGTTCGGCAGCGTCATTGTCGCGCGGCTCTGGCCAATCGTACTTCGAGGCATCGACGCCGAACGGAACGACGTGACATTTCTCAGCGAATTCCTGCAGCAGCGGGCTGCTGTACAGCAGAATGGCATTGGACACGATGATTGCGTCCGCCTGCCGCAGCGTCCGGCGCAACAGCGGTTTCATAAACCACCTCAGTCCGGCATGCGAAGCGATGTCCGCATGGTAGTGCACGACCAAAGGTCGATCGCGGCCCAACCCCAGGGCGAGCATGAGATCGGCGAGCGAAAACGGTGCATGAAGCGCGAGCAGATCGTGATCGGCGACCTGGCGCCACAACCGCAGCGGATAAGTCGGCGCGGCCGGAAGCGAACCTACATCGCCGAACGAGCGCACGCGCTCGATCGTAACGCCGTTCACGACGATGCGCCGTTGCCCGTTCGACTTGGAGCAGACCAGCACGCAGGCGGTGAACGCGTTTTTCAGTCCTGCGCATATGTCGCGGATCACCGACGGGGCTCCGCCGAACAGGTCGGGATAGCAGTCATTGAAGATGTGAAGCACCGAGAGGCGCCGAGAGGGAGCGAGCATAGCCGAACTCTCCATGACTGAGCGCCTCCTGTATATGTGGGAAAATTTCACACGTCAATTGATCTCGACGGAAAAGTGGGATTGTATCCCACGGGACTCGCCGCTACAATTTCGCCATGAACGCCAAATCCCGGAGATCGAAGTCGGCTTCACATCAGCCGATTGCGGCGGCGAGCCTGCGCGCGCCCTTGGCGCGCCTGCTGCGCCCGCTGGTGCGGCTATGCATCCGCGGTGGAATGACATTTCCTGAGCTGGCTCAGCTGTTGCGAGAACTCTTCGTCAATGTTGCCGAGCACGACTTTGCCCTGGAGGGAAAGGAGCAGACCGACAGCCGCGTGAGTCTGCTCACCGGAATTCACCGCAAGGAGGTTGCGCGGCTGCGCGGCGCCGGTGCGCCGGTCAATGAAACGCCTGCCACTCTGTCGCTGACCAGCGCGATCATGGCACGCTGGCTCGCCGCTCCGGAGTTCACGGACGCGAACGGCGATCCGCTGCCCTTGCCGCGCATGGCCAGTGGCGATGCGCCCTCGTTCGAGCAGCTCGTCAGTTCGATCACGAAGGATGTCCGCCCGCGCGCAGTGCTGGATGAATGGCTGGACCGCGAGCTCGTGACCATCAACGGCGATGAAGAGATCGTGTTGGTGGATACCGGCTTCGTTCCGCGCGGCGACGACGAGCGCAAATGGCACTATCTCGGCCGTAACCTGCATGATCATATCGCGGCAGCCGCCGAAAACGTATCCGGGCCAGCACCCCGTTTCCTCGAACGCGCGGTGCACTATGACGGCCTTTCAGCCAAGCTCGCAAAACGTCTCGAAGGGCGTTCGCGCGAACTGGCCATGGACGCCCTGAAGATCGCCAACCGGGAAGCAAACCGCGCGCTCGCCAGGGACAAGGGCGGCGACCACCGCTGGAATTTCGGCATCTACATTTACAGCGAAGGTCCGGACGACGCGGCGAATGGTGATGCTGACGAAGGCGGCTCGTCATGACCAGGCAGCCCGTCATCTCGCGCCGCTCGTTGCTTATGGGACTCTGGCTTGCCGGATCGTCCTCCGCCTGGGCGCAGGTGCGCCGCGGCAGCGATCAGGGTATCGGCGGCACCGGTATCACACGTGGCCACGATCAGGGCATCGGCGGCACCGGCATTGTTGGCGTCATTCAGCGTTTCGGCAGCATTTTCGTCAACGGCCAACGCATCAGCTATGCGCCGAACGTCCCGGTGCGGATCGATGGCGAACCGGTATCGGCGAAGGCGCTCAAGATCGGACATCTGGCTCGTGTGCTGGCGCTGCCGCAGGCGAACGGTTCGCTGATCACCCGCGGCGTCAACGTGGTCAGCGAGGTGATGGGGCCGATCGAAAGCGTCAGGGACGGCGAGATGACCGTGCTGGGCCAGCGGATCATAGCGGCCGGCCACGAAAGCTGGCGCCATCCGGGCGTCAATGTCGCGGTCTTCGGGGTGCGCCGCATCGACGGCGTGATCGTCTCAAGCCTGGTCGAGCAACGCCTTAACGCGACAACGCGGGTTTCCGGACCACTCGAACGCGATCGCGGCGGCCTGCGAATAGGCGGGTTGCGACTCAACGGCGCCGATGCCGCACTCGTCGGACAACGTGTTCAGGCTGAGGGCCGCGTTACGCAAGGCGTGATGCAGATCTCGCGCATAAGGGCTGACGACCTCTCTGATTTCTTCGGCGCGAACCGTCTGTCGATCGAAGGCTATGTCCGCCGCGTCGGCAGCTATCTGCAATTCGGCTCGGGCTATGTCGCGCATGACAATAGTCGCTTCGCATCCTCAGGCAATGCCCGCGTGGTCGTGAACGCCACCTTTGACAGTTCCCGTGGCTTGCGGGTTGAATCCATCCAGTCCGTCAACAAATTTCCGGGTGACTCGATCCAAGGTACGAGATCCGAGCAAACTCCGGGCGCGACGCCCGGCGGCTCGGACGTCCCGGGCGGCGCT
This region of Bradyrhizobium sp. SZCCHNS1050 genomic DNA includes:
- a CDS encoding glycosyltransferase; this translates as MESSAMLAPSRRLSVLHIFNDCYPDLFGGAPSVIRDICAGLKNAFTACVLVCSKSNGQRRIVVNGVTIERVRSFGDVGSLPAAPTYPLRLWRQVADHDLLALHAPFSLADLMLALGLGRDRPLVVHYHADIASHAGLRWFMKPLLRRTLRQADAIIVSNAILLYSSPLLQEFAEKCHVVPFGVDASKYDWPEPRDNDAAERDRGRLVLACGQLVPYKGFDVLVRAAVGHRFEVWIIGEGPERARLERMIHSLGVADRVRLLGSAPKAKLASLMCTADVFVLPSLTNAETFGIAQLEAMAAGRPIINTWLDTAVPRVARHGIEAITVPPGNHVRLAEAIETLLRDPERRWRMGHAARLRATTQYSVDAFGKGIETVYRHAVTTKASSRSTLASRPGTIGTGPENRHC
- a CDS encoding DUF6502 family protein, translated to MNAKSRRSKSASHQPIAAASLRAPLARLLRPLVRLCIRGGMTFPELAQLLRELFVNVAEHDFALEGKEQTDSRVSLLTGIHRKEVARLRGAGAPVNETPATLSLTSAIMARWLAAPEFTDANGDPLPLPRMASGDAPSFEQLVSSITKDVRPRAVLDEWLDRELVTINGDEEIVLVDTGFVPRGDDERKWHYLGRNLHDHIAAAAENVSGPAPRFLERAVHYDGLSAKLAKRLEGRSRELAMDALKIANREANRALARDKGGDHRWNFGIYIYSEGPDDAANGDADEGGSS